In a genomic window of Roseiflexus castenholzii DSM 13941:
- a CDS encoding Uma2 family endonuclease produces the protein MSSTMTAAAPIVYPDSDGMPMADNTQQFRAIVTIQGNLEALFRDRADVFVAGDLLWYPVEGRPDIRRAPDAMVVFGRPKGDRGSYRQWEEEGIAPQVVFEVLSPGNTLTEMAAKFEFYDRYGVEEYYLYDPASGDLSGWRREGGRLRVIEEIDGWVSPRLGVRFRREGGEVRMYLPDGRPFLSFVEVQEQLDRERQRAERLAARLRALGIDPDADTL, from the coding sequence ATGAGCAGCACGATGACAGCGGCAGCGCCGATTGTCTACCCCGATAGCGACGGGATGCCGATGGCGGACAACACGCAACAGTTTCGCGCAATCGTGACCATCCAGGGGAACCTGGAGGCGCTGTTCCGCGACCGCGCCGATGTGTTCGTGGCGGGCGACCTGCTCTGGTACCCGGTGGAAGGGCGCCCCGACATCCGCCGCGCGCCGGATGCGATGGTGGTCTTCGGGCGTCCGAAGGGCGACCGCGGCTCGTACCGGCAGTGGGAGGAGGAAGGGATTGCGCCGCAGGTGGTGTTCGAGGTGCTGTCGCCGGGGAACACGCTGACGGAGATGGCGGCGAAGTTTGAGTTCTACGACCGGTACGGAGTGGAGGAGTACTACCTGTACGACCCGGCGAGCGGCGACTTGAGCGGATGGCGGCGTGAGGGCGGACGGTTGCGGGTGATCGAAGAGATTGACGGGTGGGTGAGTCCGCGTTTAGGGGTGCGGTTCCGACGCGAGGGGGGCGAGGTGCGGATGTACCTGCCGGACGGGCGTCCATTTCTGAGTTTTGTGGAGGTGCAAGAGCAGTTGGATCGCGAGCGGCAGCGCGCCGAGCGCCTGGCGGCGCGCCTGCGTGCTCTGGGCATCGACCCGGATGCGGATACCCTGTAA